From Podospora bellae-mahoneyi strain CBS 112042 chromosome 3, whole genome shotgun sequence, the proteins below share one genomic window:
- the HET-C gene encoding Glycolipid transfer protein HET-C (EggNog:ENOG503NWPX; COG:G), with product MFQLPSKAQLTASCSMFLHRIPSLSRVESNLQPTFTIQNTTMAAAAVVQIPAGATFLETFKKSFVDVPIDAEKGNAISTAEFLEAAESLTTMFDVLGSVAFSPVKKDMLGNVEKIRQRMLAAPLESQNIQDLVRNELKTKSHTATEGLLWLVRGLEFTCIALSDNIGSTKELDASFRKSYSVTLKPHHSFLVKPIFSAAMSACPYRKDFYAKLGDDEQKVQEELREYLAALDKIVNILKRFLESKEAKW from the exons ATGTTCCAGCTCCCGTCCAAGGCTCAATTGACCGCCTCGTGTTCCATGTTCCTGCACCGAATCCCCAGCTTATCTCGAGTCGAGTCCAACCTTCAACCAACCTTCACCatccaaaacaccaccatggccgccgccgccgttgtcCAAATCCCCGCCGGGGCTACCTTCCTTGAGACCTTCAAGAAGTCCTTCGTTGATGTCCCAATCGATGCCGAGAAGGGCAAtgccatctccaccgccgaGTTCCTTGAGGCGGCCGAGTCCTTGACCACCATGTTCGATGTGCTCGGCTCCGTcgccttctcccccgtcAAGAAGGATATGTTGGGCAACGTCGAG AAAATTCGCCAGCGCATGCTTGCCGCCCCCCTCGAGTCCCAGAACATCCAGGATCTTGTGAGGAACGAGCTCAAGACCAAAAGCCATACCGCGACGGAGGGGTTGCTGTGGCTGGTCAG GGGTCTCGAATTCACATGCATTGCTCTTAGCGATAACATCGGCTCAACAAAGGAGCTCGACGCCTCCTTCCGCAAGTCTTACAGTGTGACTCTCAAGCCACACCACAGCTTCCTGGTGAAGCCCATCTTCAGCGCCGCCATGAGCGCGTGCCCATACCGCAAGGACTTCTACGCCAAGCTTGGTGACGATGAGCAAAAGGTTCAAGAGGAGCTTCGCGAATACCTTGCTGCTCTTGACAAGATTGTCAACATTCTCAAGCGATTCTTGGAGAGCAAGGAGGCCAAGTGGTAA